From Candidatus Zixiibacteriota bacterium, one genomic window encodes:
- a CDS encoding T9SS type A sorting domain-containing protein produces YTLEQNYPNPFNGETVISFSLDQPADINITVYNLLGQQVTQLADGRYEPGNHAVHWDGLNAGGHPVSTGVYFYILRTAESSESRKMLLLK; encoded by the coding sequence TACACGCTCGAACAGAACTACCCGAACCCATTTAACGGCGAGACGGTGATCAGCTTTTCGCTCGATCAACCGGCAGACATCAACATCACCGTCTACAATCTGCTCGGACAGCAGGTCACACAGTTAGCTGACGGCCGTTATGAGCCAGGGAATCACGCGGTACATTGGGACGGACTAAACGCGGGCGGGCATCCGGTTTCTACCGGCGTGTACTTTTACATTTTGAGGACTGCAGAATCCTCCGAAAGCAGAAAAATGCTTCTG